A portion of the Achromobacter sp. MFA1 R4 genome contains these proteins:
- a CDS encoding protein-glutamate O-methyltransferase CheR, with amino-acid sequence MPTQNKAHIEDIEQRLLLDAIYHRFHYDFREYAQASLKRRLRAALTEFGCKTLSQLQDRVLHDPSVFTGLLQYLTVQVSDMFRDPSYFLALRNEVVPILRTYPSIKVWVAGCSTGEEVYSLAILLLEEGLLDRTLIYATDINPHALRAAEQGVFDLDRAAAFTANHAQAGGRSSLSDYYTARYGRVVFDKKLREHMVFSDHSLSTDSVFAEVHLVSCRNVLIYFERDLQNRALGLFHEALVHRGFLGLGSRESVRFSAQADGFDDFVLADRIYRKKADL; translated from the coding sequence ATGCCCACACAGAACAAGGCGCACATCGAAGACATCGAGCAGCGGCTGCTGCTCGATGCGATCTATCACCGCTTCCACTACGACTTCCGCGAATATGCGCAGGCATCGCTGAAGCGGCGCCTGCGCGCCGCGCTGACGGAGTTCGGCTGCAAGACGCTGTCCCAGCTGCAGGACCGGGTGCTGCACGACCCGTCGGTGTTCACGGGACTGCTGCAGTACCTGACGGTGCAGGTCAGCGACATGTTCCGCGATCCCAGCTACTTTCTTGCGCTGCGCAATGAGGTGGTGCCCATCCTGCGCACCTATCCGTCGATCAAGGTGTGGGTGGCCGGCTGCAGCACGGGCGAAGAGGTCTATTCGCTTGCCATCCTGCTGCTCGAGGAAGGGCTGCTGGACCGCACGCTGATCTACGCCACCGACATCAACCCGCATGCGCTGCGCGCGGCCGAGCAGGGCGTCTTCGACCTGGACCGCGCCGCGGCCTTCACGGCCAACCATGCGCAGGCCGGCGGGCGCAGTTCGCTGTCCGACTACTACACGGCGCGGTATGGCCGCGTGGTGTTCGACAAGAAGCTGCGCGAGCACATGGTGTTCTCCGATCACAGCCTGTCCACGGACAGCGTGTTCGCCGAAGTGCACCTGGTGTCGTGCCGCAACGTGCTGATCTACTTCGAGCGCGACCTGCAGAACCGGGCGCTCGGACTATTCCACGAGGCGTTGGTGCATCGGGGATTCCTGGGCCTGGGCTCGCGGGAATCGGTGCGTTTTTCGGCGCAGGCCGACGGCTTTGATGACTTCGTGCTGGCAGACCGCATCTACCGAAAAAAGGCCGACCTGTGA
- a CDS encoding chemotaxis protein CheB, protein MNGGAPDPRAGPQDEVQWDAIVIGGSSGAIDALNALLPALPAGLRAGVIVLLHLPCNRRSRLVEIFGYRCALPVQEAEDQQPILPGHVYFGPPGYHLLVDRGPRLALSIDPPVLFSRPSIDVLFQSAADGYGDRLLGVLLSGANEDGAEGLAAIHAAGGRALVQAPDTAAMRTMPDAALARVPTAQSLTPEEIAAVFAQLPTEPLP, encoded by the coding sequence GTGAACGGGGGCGCGCCTGACCCTCGCGCCGGCCCGCAAGACGAGGTCCAATGGGACGCCATCGTGATCGGCGGCTCGTCGGGCGCGATCGACGCCTTGAACGCCCTGCTGCCGGCGCTTCCCGCCGGCCTGCGGGCCGGGGTCATCGTGCTGCTGCACCTGCCGTGCAACCGCCGCAGCCGGCTGGTCGAGATCTTCGGCTACCGCTGCGCCCTGCCCGTGCAGGAGGCCGAGGACCAGCAACCCATCCTGCCCGGGCATGTGTATTTCGGCCCGCCCGGCTATCACCTGCTGGTGGACCGTGGTCCGCGCCTGGCGCTGTCCATCGATCCGCCGGTGCTTTTTTCGCGGCCGTCCATCGACGTGCTGTTCCAGTCCGCCGCCGATGGCTATGGCGATCGGCTGCTGGGCGTGCTTCTTTCTGGGGCGAACGAGGATGGCGCCGAAGGCCTGGCCGCCATTCATGCGGCAGGCGGCCGCGCGCTGGTGCAGGCGCCGGACACGGCGGCCATGCGCACCATGCCCGATGCCGCCCTGGCGCGGGTCCCGACGGCGCAGTCCCTGACGCCCGAGGAGATCGCCGCCGTTTTCGCGCAGTTGCCCACTGAGCCTCTGCCCTGA
- a CDS encoding xanthine dehydrogenase family protein subunit M, giving the protein MRPFTYERPRTAAEAAASAAREPRARFIAGGTNLLDLMKIEVETPAHLVDVNGLGLDRIEPAEDGGLRIGALVRNADLAADETVRRDYEVLARALLAGASAQIRNRATTAGNLLQRTRCPYFYDTNQPCNKRAPGSGCSAIGGVSRQLAVIGSSDACIATHPSDMAVAMRLLDAQIETVRPDATRRVIPIADFYRLPGDTPHIETQLAAGEMITAVTLPKPVGGRHFYRKVRDRASFAFALVSVGVVLQDDGSGRVALGGVAPQPWRSVEAERHLPSGAARVTEALLAGARPTPDNGFKLTLAQRALGAVLTEART; this is encoded by the coding sequence ATGAGACCGTTCACCTATGAACGTCCCCGGACCGCCGCCGAAGCGGCCGCCAGCGCCGCGCGCGAGCCGCGGGCGCGCTTCATCGCGGGGGGCACGAATCTGCTGGACCTGATGAAGATCGAGGTGGAAACGCCTGCCCATCTGGTCGATGTCAACGGCCTGGGGCTGGACCGCATCGAGCCGGCTGAAGACGGCGGCCTGCGCATCGGCGCGCTGGTGCGCAATGCCGATCTGGCCGCCGATGAGACCGTGCGCCGCGACTATGAAGTCCTGGCGCGCGCGCTGCTTGCCGGCGCGTCGGCCCAGATCCGCAATCGCGCCACCACCGCCGGCAACCTGCTTCAGCGCACGCGGTGCCCGTACTTCTATGACACCAATCAGCCTTGCAACAAGCGCGCGCCCGGCAGCGGCTGTTCGGCCATCGGCGGGGTGTCGCGGCAGCTCGCGGTGATCGGTTCCAGCGACGCCTGCATCGCCACCCATCCCAGCGACATGGCGGTGGCGATGCGCCTGCTGGACGCACAGATCGAGACGGTGCGCCCGGACGCCACGCGGCGCGTCATCCCGATTGCGGACTTCTACCGGCTGCCGGGCGATACGCCGCACATCGAGACCCAACTGGCGGCCGGTGAGATGATCACCGCGGTGACGCTGCCCAAGCCCGTGGGCGGCAGGCACTTCTATCGCAAAGTGCGCGACCGCGCGTCCTTTGCCTTTGCGCTGGTGTCGGTGGGCGTGGTGCTGCAGGACGACGGCAGCGGCCGCGTGGCGCTGGGCGGCGTGGCGCCGCAACCATGGCGCAGCGTGGAGGCCGAGCGGCACCTGCCGTCCGGCGCCGCGCGCGTGACCGAGGCGCTGCTGGCCGGCGCCAGGCCCACGCCCGACAACGGCTTCAAACTGACCCTGGCCCAGCGTGCGCTCGGTGCGGTGTTGACGGAAGCGAGGACCTGA
- a CDS encoding DUF1254 domain-containing protein, protein MKLTRRKMNAGGLALLTAGSLGPAFRASAAASEGLVANIPEADDRFAVATDAYIYAYPLVTMEMTRRVITNVTEPKGTRAPMGQLIKLREYPNAKFRDVTAPNADTLYTTAFFDVGDEPWVVSLPDLNGRYALFPLLDGWTTVFDVPGKRTTGTGAQTFVVTGPGWEGTVPQGMKQYKSPTSIVWLLGRIYCTGTPEDYAEVHKLQDQVKIAPLSGWGKDWKAPQGKVDPAIDMKMPVRDQVNNMSAADYFALFAQLLKRNPPTVADAPMVEKLAMIGIVPGQDFDPSKLPADFAKRVPQTAFARIMAHFRSDDGDIQHIDGWGFTTKTGIYGTNYLQRALVTAIGLGANRPQDAVYPTSLKSTNGAFQREYNGSERYVLTFRKGLLPPVSGFWSLTMYDQNYFFVDNPLNRYSISERQALKRKPDGSTELLIQHESPGPELESNWLPAPKGRFILMMRLYWPNESDPSIINGSWTVPAVRRVS, encoded by the coding sequence ATGAAGCTGACACGCCGCAAGATGAACGCAGGGGGACTTGCCCTGCTGACCGCAGGATCCCTGGGGCCGGCTTTCCGCGCCTCGGCCGCCGCCTCGGAAGGGCTGGTGGCGAATATTCCAGAGGCCGATGACCGGTTTGCCGTGGCCACCGACGCCTACATCTATGCCTACCCGCTGGTGACGATGGAGATGACCCGCCGGGTCATCACGAACGTCACGGAGCCCAAGGGCACCCGCGCGCCGATGGGCCAGCTCATCAAGCTGCGCGAATACCCCAACGCCAAGTTCCGCGACGTGACGGCGCCGAACGCCGACACGCTGTACACCACCGCCTTTTTCGATGTGGGCGACGAGCCCTGGGTGGTGAGCCTGCCGGACCTGAACGGGCGCTATGCCCTGTTTCCGCTGCTGGACGGATGGACGACCGTGTTCGACGTTCCTGGCAAGCGCACGACGGGCACCGGCGCGCAGACCTTCGTGGTGACGGGCCCGGGCTGGGAGGGAACGGTGCCGCAAGGCATGAAGCAGTACAAGTCGCCGACCAGCATCGTGTGGCTGCTGGGCCGCATCTATTGCACGGGCACGCCGGAGGACTACGCCGAAGTGCACAAGCTGCAGGACCAGGTGAAGATCGCGCCGCTGAGCGGCTGGGGCAAGGACTGGAAAGCGCCGCAGGGCAAGGTCGATCCGGCGATCGACATGAAGATGCCGGTGCGCGATCAGGTCAACAACATGTCCGCGGCCGATTATTTCGCCCTGTTTGCGCAATTGCTCAAGCGCAATCCGCCGACCGTGGCCGACGCGCCGATGGTGGAGAAGCTGGCAATGATCGGCATCGTGCCGGGCCAGGACTTCGACCCGTCCAAGCTGCCGGCCGATTTCGCCAAACGCGTGCCGCAAACCGCCTTCGCGCGGATCATGGCGCACTTCCGGTCCGACGACGGGGATATCCAGCATATCGATGGCTGGGGCTTCACGACCAAGACGGGGATTTACGGCACCAACTATCTGCAACGCGCGTTGGTCACGGCCATCGGGCTGGGCGCGAACCGGCCGCAGGACGCCGTGTATCCGACATCCTTGAAGTCGACCAACGGCGCGTTCCAGCGCGAGTACAACGGGTCCGAGAGGTACGTGCTGACCTTCCGGAAAGGGCTACTGCCGCCCGTGTCGGGATTCTGGTCGCTGACGATGTACGACCAGAACTACTTTTTCGTCGACAACCCGCTGAACCGCTACTCCATCAGCGAACGCCAGGCGCTCAAGCGCAAGCCGGACGGGTCGACCGAGCTGCTGATCCAGCATGAATCGCCAGGGCCGGAGCTCGAGTCGAACTGGCTGCCGGCGCCCAAGGGCAGGTTCATCCTGATGATGCGGCTTTACTGGCCCAATGAAAGCGATCCGTCGATCATCAACGGCTCGTGGACCGTGCCGGCGGTGCGTCGCGTGAGCTGA
- the paoC gene encoding aldehyde oxidoreductase molybdenum-binding subunit PaoC, which produces MKFDTPAAENPIDRLKVVGQPVDRIDGPLKTSGQAAYAYEHHDIAPDAAVGYVVGAAIAKGVITAMDVDAARRAPGVLAVVTAQNAGKLGKGKMNTATLLGGPDVQHYHQAIAVVVANTFEQARAAARLIRVQYARRDGDYDLAALRREGGKSGKHLPKTDVGDFDAAFAVAPVRIDHTYTTPDQSHAMMEPHASLAVWKGDKLTLWTSNQMIAWGRSDVARTLGIPKENVRLISPYIGGGFGGKLFVRADALLAALGARAAGRPVKVALPRPLIFNNTTHRPATIQRIRLGAGRDGRLTAISHESWSGDLPDGQPEEAVQQTKLLYAGAHQRTALNLMTLDLPEGNAMRAPGEAPGMMALEIAIDEMAHALDMDPVQFRILNDTQVDPTDPSRPFSGRRFVDCLQTGARHFGWDRRDAAPGTRREGRWLIGLGVASAFRNNLVTKSAARVRLDAAGRVIVETDMTDIGTGSYTVIAQTAAEMLGVPLSRVVVRLGDSDYPVSAGSGGQWGANSSTAGVYAACVKLRASVLERLGFNGEGAVFADGAVTDAGGRSAPLTRAVSGGELIAEDAIEFGDLDKQFQQSTFGAHFVEVAVDAATGETRVRRMLAVCAAGRILNPKTARSQVIGAMTMGVGAALMEELAIDHRLGYFVNHDLAGYEVPVHADIPRQEVIFLDEVDPVSSPMKAKGVGELGLCGVAAAIANAVYNATGVRVRDYPVTLDKLLAGLPAQA; this is translated from the coding sequence ATGAAATTCGATACCCCCGCCGCGGAAAACCCCATCGACCGGCTCAAGGTCGTCGGTCAGCCCGTCGACCGCATCGACGGCCCGTTGAAGACCAGCGGCCAGGCCGCCTACGCCTATGAACATCACGACATCGCGCCAGACGCGGCCGTGGGCTACGTGGTGGGCGCAGCCATCGCCAAAGGCGTCATCACCGCGATGGACGTCGATGCGGCGCGCAGGGCGCCCGGCGTCCTGGCCGTCGTCACCGCGCAGAACGCCGGCAAGCTGGGCAAAGGCAAGATGAACACGGCCACGCTGCTGGGCGGCCCGGACGTGCAGCACTACCACCAGGCCATCGCGGTAGTGGTCGCGAACACGTTCGAACAGGCGCGCGCGGCCGCCAGGCTGATCCGCGTGCAATATGCCCGGCGCGACGGGGACTACGACCTGGCGGCGCTAAGGCGCGAGGGCGGGAAGTCCGGCAAGCACCTTCCGAAGACGGACGTGGGCGACTTCGACGCCGCGTTCGCGGTGGCCCCGGTCAGGATCGATCACACCTACACCACGCCGGACCAGTCGCACGCCATGATGGAGCCGCACGCGTCGCTGGCGGTCTGGAAGGGCGACAAGCTGACCCTGTGGACCTCCAACCAGATGATCGCGTGGGGCCGCTCCGACGTCGCCCGGACGCTGGGCATTCCCAAGGAAAACGTCCGCCTGATTTCCCCCTATATCGGCGGCGGCTTCGGCGGCAAGCTCTTCGTGCGCGCCGACGCGCTGCTGGCCGCCCTGGGCGCGCGTGCGGCGGGCCGGCCGGTCAAGGTGGCGTTGCCGCGCCCGCTGATCTTCAACAACACGACGCACCGGCCCGCCACCATCCAGCGCATCCGGTTGGGCGCCGGGCGCGACGGCCGGCTTACGGCCATTTCGCATGAAAGCTGGTCCGGCGACCTGCCGGACGGTCAGCCCGAAGAGGCCGTGCAACAGACCAAACTGCTGTACGCGGGCGCCCATCAGCGGACGGCGCTCAACCTGATGACGCTGGACCTGCCCGAAGGCAACGCCATGCGCGCGCCCGGCGAGGCGCCCGGCATGATGGCGCTGGAGATCGCCATCGACGAGATGGCGCATGCGCTGGACATGGATCCCGTGCAGTTCCGCATCCTGAACGACACGCAGGTCGATCCCACCGATCCGTCGCGGCCCTTCTCGGGCCGGCGTTTCGTCGACTGCCTGCAGACCGGCGCGCGTCATTTCGGCTGGGACCGGCGGGACGCCGCGCCGGGCACGCGCCGGGAAGGGCGCTGGCTCATCGGCCTGGGCGTGGCCAGCGCGTTCCGCAACAATCTGGTGACCAAGTCCGCTGCCCGCGTGCGGCTGGATGCGGCGGGGCGCGTCATCGTCGAGACCGACATGACCGACATCGGCACGGGCAGCTATACCGTCATTGCGCAGACGGCCGCCGAGATGCTGGGCGTGCCGCTTTCCCGCGTGGTGGTGCGGCTGGGCGATTCGGACTATCCCGTGTCCGCGGGATCGGGCGGGCAATGGGGCGCCAACAGTTCGACCGCGGGCGTGTACGCGGCCTGCGTGAAGCTGCGCGCCAGCGTGCTGGAACGCCTGGGTTTCAACGGGGAGGGCGCGGTGTTCGCCGATGGCGCGGTCACCGACGCGGGCGGGCGCAGCGCGCCGCTGACCCGCGCGGTGTCGGGCGGCGAACTGATCGCGGAGGATGCGATCGAGTTCGGCGATCTGGACAAGCAATTCCAGCAATCCACTTTCGGCGCGCATTTCGTGGAAGTGGCCGTGGACGCCGCGACGGGAGAGACCCGTGTGCGGCGCATGCTGGCGGTCTGCGCCGCCGGGCGCATCCTCAATCCCAAGACGGCCCGCAGCCAGGTCATCGGCGCCATGACCATGGGCGTGGGGGCGGCGTTGATGGAGGAACTGGCCATCGACCACCGGCTGGGCTATTTCGTCAATCACGACCTGGCGGGCTACGAAGTGCCCGTGCACGCGGACATTCCGCGGCAAGAGGTCATCTTCCTGGACGAAGTCGATCCGGTGTCCTCGCCCATGAAGGCCAAGGGCGTCGGCGAACTGGGCCTGTGCGGCGTGGCGGCGGCGATCGCCAACGCCGTGTACAACGCCACGGGCGTGCGCGTGCGGGACTATCCGGTGACATTGGACAAGTTGCTGGCAGGGCTGCCCGCGCAGGCGTGA
- a CDS encoding NTP transferase domain-containing protein has product MFDLATNPDSAVRTQMVGILLAAGHGRRYADAAAGQDKLVAALPDGTPVVVAAAASLQAAAARVVAVTRADNERVARLLAEAGCEVVTTGPDADGMGDSLAIAARHALRTCAPGIASCLVALGDMPWIRPETCLRIARQALDHPVVVPAWNGLRGHPVAFHRSIWPSLAALTGDVGARGVLARHGATELAVDDPGIRADVDTPADLAGARHDGPGASR; this is encoded by the coding sequence ATGTTCGATCTCGCAACCAATCCAGACAGCGCCGTGCGCACGCAGATGGTGGGCATCCTGCTGGCCGCCGGGCATGGCCGGCGCTACGCGGATGCGGCGGCGGGACAGGACAAGCTCGTGGCCGCGCTGCCCGACGGCACGCCGGTCGTCGTGGCCGCTGCGGCATCGCTGCAAGCGGCCGCGGCGCGCGTCGTGGCGGTCACCCGCGCCGACAACGAACGGGTGGCGCGGCTGCTGGCCGAAGCGGGCTGCGAAGTCGTGACGACCGGGCCGGACGCGGACGGCATGGGCGACAGCCTGGCCATCGCCGCCCGCCACGCGCTGCGGACCTGCGCGCCCGGCATCGCGTCCTGCCTCGTGGCGCTGGGCGACATGCCGTGGATCCGCCCCGAGACGTGCCTGCGCATTGCACGGCAGGCGCTGGACCACCCGGTCGTGGTGCCGGCATGGAACGGCCTGCGCGGCCATCCCGTGGCATTTCACCGATCGATCTGGCCGTCGCTGGCGGCGCTGACGGGGGATGTGGGCGCGAGAGGCGTGTTGGCCCGCCACGGGGCGACCGAGCTGGCCGTCGACGATCCCGGGATCCGTGCCGATGTGGACACGCCCGCCGACCTGGCCGGGGCGCGCCACGACGGCCCCGGCGCTTCGCGTTAG
- a CDS encoding hybrid sensor histidine kinase/response regulator: protein MNPTSAQSPDDRIKCLLVDDVPENLIALEALLASDRVEVLKAQSGPQALELLLRHGDVALALLDVQMPDMNGFELAELIRGSERTRHIPLIFITAGSREQNWQFRGYESGAVDFLYKPIDPYMLRTKANVFFELYERKRALAQQLEERTEALRVNEMFMAVLSHDLRTPLQAIIMGATVLQRQGADERIVSVARRMLQSSERMSCLIEDLLDVTRIRQAGGLALAPAAISMGTLVERTLDEVRTGFPDRQIESSARGDATGTWDGQRISQVIANLVGNALHHGSKTAPVQVEIDGEQADEVAVTVINGGAIAPELLPHLFNPFRSGARRPGGHHGLGLGLFIAQQIVVSHGGRISAESRDDTTRFRVVLPRHAACAGATVIGGRAAGPASPT, encoded by the coding sequence ATGAACCCGACATCAGCCCAATCCCCCGATGACCGCATCAAGTGCCTGCTGGTCGACGACGTTCCGGAGAACCTGATCGCGCTCGAGGCGTTGCTGGCAAGCGACCGTGTCGAGGTCTTGAAGGCGCAGTCCGGCCCGCAGGCGCTGGAGCTGCTCTTGCGCCACGGCGACGTCGCGCTGGCGCTGCTGGACGTGCAGATGCCCGACATGAACGGCTTTGAACTGGCCGAACTGATCCGCGGCAGCGAACGCACCCGCCACATTCCGCTGATCTTCATCACCGCGGGGTCGCGTGAACAAAACTGGCAGTTCCGCGGCTACGAGAGCGGCGCGGTGGACTTCCTGTACAAGCCCATCGACCCGTACATGCTGCGGACCAAGGCGAACGTGTTCTTCGAACTGTACGAGCGCAAGCGCGCGCTGGCGCAGCAGTTGGAAGAACGCACCGAGGCGCTGCGCGTGAACGAGATGTTCATGGCGGTGTTGAGCCACGATCTGCGCACGCCGCTGCAGGCCATCATCATGGGCGCCACCGTGCTGCAGCGCCAGGGCGCCGACGAGCGCATCGTCAGCGTCGCGCGGCGCATGCTGCAGAGCAGTGAGCGCATGTCGTGCCTGATCGAAGACCTGCTCGACGTGACGCGCATCCGGCAGGCGGGCGGGCTGGCGCTGGCGCCCGCGGCGATCAGCATGGGAACGCTGGTCGAGCGCACGCTGGACGAGGTGCGCACGGGCTTTCCGGACCGTCAGATCGAATCGAGCGCGCGGGGCGACGCAACGGGCACCTGGGACGGCCAACGCATCTCGCAAGTGATCGCCAATCTGGTGGGCAACGCCTTGCACCACGGCAGCAAGACCGCCCCGGTGCAGGTCGAGATCGACGGCGAGCAGGCGGACGAGGTGGCCGTCACCGTCATCAACGGCGGCGCGATCGCGCCCGAGCTGCTGCCGCATCTCTTCAATCCTTTCCGCAGCGGCGCGCGCCGGCCGGGCGGCCATCACGGCCTGGGCCTGGGACTGTTCATTGCGCAGCAGATCGTGGTGAGCCACGGCGGCCGCATCAGCGCGGAGTCGCGCGACGACACGACGCGGTTCCGCGTGGTGTTGCCGCGGCATGCGGCCTGCGCCGGCGCGACGGTGATCGGCGGCCGGGCGGCCGGCCCCGCCTCGCCGACCTAA
- the paoA gene encoding aldehyde dehydrogenase iron-sulfur subunit PaoA gives MENPHDMKISRRNLLKAGAASATAMGTAPLSAARAAGAGQREAATVTLHVNGKAHEMALDLRTTLLDALREHLRLTGTKKGCDHGQCGACTVLLEGRRVNACLTLAVMHDGQQITTIEGLGTPGALHPLQAAFVRHDGYQCGYCTPGQICSAVGMLDEAARGMPSHATASLSERPLLTPEEIRERMSGNICRCGAYANILDAIEEVAEGKA, from the coding sequence TTGGAAAACCCCCACGATATGAAGATCTCCCGGCGCAACCTCCTGAAGGCGGGCGCGGCCTCCGCGACGGCGATGGGCACGGCGCCGTTGTCCGCGGCCCGCGCCGCCGGCGCGGGGCAGCGCGAAGCCGCCACCGTCACCTTGCACGTGAACGGCAAGGCGCACGAAATGGCCCTGGACCTGCGCACGACCCTGCTGGACGCGTTGCGCGAGCACCTGCGCCTGACCGGCACCAAGAAGGGCTGCGATCATGGCCAGTGCGGCGCCTGTACGGTGCTGCTGGAGGGCCGGCGGGTCAACGCGTGCCTGACGCTGGCCGTCATGCACGATGGCCAGCAGATCACCACGATAGAAGGCCTGGGAACGCCGGGCGCGCTGCACCCGCTGCAGGCCGCGTTCGTCAGGCATGACGGCTACCAGTGCGGCTACTGTACGCCGGGGCAGATCTGTTCCGCAGTCGGCATGCTGGACGAGGCCGCGCGCGGCATGCCCAGCCATGCCACCGCGTCGTTGTCCGAACGCCCGCTGCTGACGCCGGAAGAGATCCGCGAACGCATGAGCGGCAATATCTGCCGCTGCGGCGCGTACGCCAACATTCTCGATGCCATCGAAGAGGTTGCGGAGGGCAAGGCATGA